A window of the Cannabis sativa cultivar Pink pepper isolate KNU-18-1 chromosome X, ASM2916894v1, whole genome shotgun sequence genome harbors these coding sequences:
- the LOC115713814 gene encoding G2/mitotic-specific cyclin-2, with protein MSGSDENNLGVIGPASNLQGSLLGEGGKLVTAMGQSRRALSDIDLNVTEAPGCPCAVNKRGFSENQRGSLDKVICPPRHSVCDKNLPIPSDRRITRKFAAQLANNQLAKLPKETKKVGLMGSKIRESENCTLTDVEDYKTDNDFPIPMFVHHTESILEETDEMEEVEMEDIADELVIDIDNCDKLNPLAVTEYIDEIYAYYKKVENSSCVPVNYMENQPDINENMRGVLIDWLVEVHYKFELMDETLYLMVNLIDRFLAVQSVPRKKLQLVGVAALLLACKYEEVSVPVVEDLILISDKAYNRKEVLDMEKLMINTLQFNLSVPTPYVFMRRFLKAAQSDKKLELLSFFMIELCLVEYPMLKFPPSLLAAAAIYTAQSTICGFKQWSATCECHSGYSQEQLRECSKLMVTFHQKAGTGKLTGVQRKYNTSRFGYAAGVEPAEFMLEGLR; from the exons ATGTCTGGATCAGACGAGAACAATCTGGGGGTTATTGGGCCAGCGTCTAATCTGCAAG GGAGCTTACTTGGGGAAGGTGGGAAGCTTGTGACGGCCATGGGTCAGAGCAGGAGAGCGTTAAGCGACATAGACCTTAATGTCACTGAAGCTCCTGGGTGCCCTTGTGCAGTTAACAAAAGAGGCTTTTCAGA AAACCAAAGGGGTAGCCTTGATAAGGTTATATGTCCTCCAAGGCATTCTGTTTGTGATAAAAATTTGCCTATTCCATCGGATCGTCGTATTACTAG GAAGTTTGCTGCTCAGCTTGCTAACAATCAGTTGGCAAAATTACCAAAG GAAACTAAGAAAGTCGGTCTAATGGGTTCAAAAATAAGGGAGTCTGAAAATTGTACATTAACAGATGTGGAAGACTACAAGACTGACAATGACTTTCCAATACCCATGTTTGTGCATCATACAGAATCCATTTTGGAGGAAACTGATGAGATG GAGGAAGTAGAAATGGAGGATATAGCTGATGAGCTTGTCATAGACATAGACAACTGCGATAAGCTGAATCCTTTGGCAGTAACAGAATACATTGATGAAATATACGCATACTACAAGAAAGTTGAG AATTCTAGCTGTGTACCAGTAAACTATATGGAAAATCAACCggatataaatgaaaatatgaGAGGAGTTCTGATTGATTGGCTTGTAGAG GTTCACTACAAGTTTGAATTAATGGATGAGACGTTGTATCTCATGGTCAACTTGATTGATAGATTCTTAGCTGTTCAATCTGTGCCAAGGAAGAAACTTCAGTTGGTTGGGGTTGCTGCCCTACTTCTAGCCTGCAAATACGAAGAAGTTTCAGTTCCTGTTGTTGAGGATCTCATTCTGATTTCAGACAAAGCTTACAACAGAAAAGAAGTGCTTGACATG GAGAAGCTAATGATCAATACTCTGCAATTCAATCTATCAGTTCCCACACCGTATGTTTTTATGAGAAGATTTCTCAAAGCTGCTCAATCTGACAAGAAG CTTGAGCTTCTATCGTTCTTCATGATAGAATTGTGCCTAGTGGAGTATCCAATGCTCAAGTTTCCCCCTTCTTTGTTAGCTGCTGCTGCAATTTACACAGCTCAAAGCACCATATGTGGCTTTAAGCAATGGAGCGCAACTTGTGAGTGTCACAGCGGCTATTCCCAGGAGCAACT CAGAGAATGCTCAAAGTTGATGGTTACTTTCCATCAGAAAGCGGGAACAGGGAAGCTCACAGGGGTCCAAAGGAAGTACAACACATCTAGATTTGGCTATGCGGCAGGAGTGGAACCAGCTGAATTTATGTTAGAAGgtttaagatga